One genomic segment of Helianthus annuus cultivar XRQ/B chromosome 14, HanXRQr2.0-SUNRISE, whole genome shotgun sequence includes these proteins:
- the LOC110905408 gene encoding agamous-like MADS-box protein AGL62, producing MRPKKGNGRRKIKMEKLENESNLYVAFAKRRPTLFQKASELSILCGAEIAIIVFSPTGKLYSFGHPSVEMIGDRFLTQTSQPSSSHSQLVEAYRNTNIYELSRQLTYVLTQLEVEKNKSEELTNISKQGIGNHPWEAPIENLGLQELEQLKLAMEWLKNEIEEQKKRIVAANQLPIVPVSGANGTEGGYTQLLNSVITMTHGFNMGNGHVNR from the coding sequence ATGAGACCGAAAAAGGGCAATGGTCGTCGAAAGATCAAAATGGAAAAATTGGAGAATGAAAGCAACTTATATGTTGCATTCGCGAAACGCCGACCTACCTTGTTTCAGAAAGCGAGTGAGCTTTCCATTTTGTGTGGAGCAGAAATCGCAATCATCGTTTTCTCTCCAACAGGAAAGCTATACTCCTTTGGTCATCCGTCTGTAGAGATGATTGGTGATCGTTTCCTCACTCAAACTTCACAACCAAGTTCTAGCCACTCCCAACTTGTTGAAGCATATCGAAATACAAATATTTATGAACTCAGTAGGCAACTCACGTATGTGCTTACTCAACTGGAGGTTGAGAAGAACAAAAGTGAGGAACTTACAAATATTAGCAAACAAGGCATAGGTAATCATCCGTGGGAGGCTCCAATAGAGAACCTAGGATTACAAGAGCTGGAGCAGTTGAAGCTGGCTATGGAGTGGCTGAAAAACGAAATTGAGGAACAGAAGAAGAGGATTGTGGCAGCTAACCAACTGCCTATAGTTCCCGTTTCTGGTGCTAATGGTACTGAAGGAGGCTACACTCAATTATTGAATTCAGTTATAACAATGACTCATGGATTCAATATGGGAAATGGACATGTTAATCGTTGA